GTATCTATGAAATTGAAGGTGCAAAAGAGGTGGCTATTGAATTTAAGAGCTTCTCTAAAAATGCAGGGTTTACAGGAACAAGATGTGCCTATACTGTAGTTCCAAAGGAAGTCATGGGTTACGATAAGGATGGAAACCCATATTCTTTAAACTCGTTGTGGAACAGGAGACAGACCACTAAATTCAACGGAGTCTCATACCCTGTTCAGGCAGCAGCTAAAGCAGTGTATTCAAAAGAAGGGCAAAAAGAAATTAAAGAATATATTGAATACTACATGAAAAATGCAAGCTTAATAAGGGAAAGTCTGTCTAAATTGGGATTAAATGTTTACGGTGGAATTAATGCACCTTATATATGGGTTAAAACACCAGACAACATGGATTCATGGGAATTCTTTGACCTTCTTTTAAACGAGGCACAGGTAGTTGGAACACCAGGTGCAGGTTTTGGGCCAGGTGGTGAGGGTTATTTTAGAATAACTGCATTTAACACTCTTAAAAACACTGAGGAAGCCATGGAGAGGATATCAAAATTATCCTTTTAATCTGCTATTTTTTAAGGTTATAAAGTTACTGGGTGGCCGTAGAGAAAGGTTTTTATTAAGAGCTTCCAAAGATAAGAGAGGCAAAGAAATTTGGAGAACACAATATGACATGCAGTATATTAGTTGGTGGCAGCTTTGGAGATGAGGGTAAAGGAAAATGTATTACTTATCTTTGTTACAATGATAAACCTGATATAATAGCAAGGGCAGGCGTAGGGCCAAATGCAGGCCATTCTGTAGAATTTAAAGGAGATAAATACGGATTAAGATTAACTCCGTCTGGATTTTTCCATAAAGATGCAAGACTGCTAATTGGGGCAGGAGTACTTGTAGATCCACAGGTTTTTATACATGAACTTGATTATTTGAACAAATATGATGTAAAGGGAAGGACATTTGCTGATTACAGATGTGCAATCATAGAAGAGAAACATAAAGAACAGGACAGGGCTTCAGACTATCTATCCAAGAAAATAGGAAGTACAGGTACGGGGTGCGGACCTGCAAATGCAGATAGGGTAAACAGGATAGCTAAACTTGCAGGAGACGTGGATGAATTGAAAGATTACATCACTGATGTTCCTAAGGAAGTTAATGAAGCACTTGATGATGAGAAAGATGTTTTTATTGAAGGATCACAGGGTTTTGGCCTGTCACTGTACTATGGCACATATCCATATGTAACAAGCAAAGATACAACTGCAAGCACTGCAGCAGCAGATGTGGGTGTTGGTCCAACCCGTATAGATGAAGTAATTGTGGTATTTAAGTCATACATCACCCGTGTGGGTGCTGGACCGTTTAAAACTGAAATATCACAGGAAGAAGCTGAAAAAATGGGTCTTGAAGAGTATGGGGTTGTAACCGGCAGAAGAAGGAGAGTAGGGACATTTGATATGGATCTTGCAAAAGAGGCCTGCATGATAAATGGAGCTACACAAATTGCATTAACATGTGTTGACAGAATTTTCAAGGAATATGAAAGGGTTAAGGATTATTCAAAGCTTTCTGGAGAAGTTAAAAGATTCATTGAAGAAATTGAAGAGGGGACTGGAGTTCCAGTAACTATAATCTCTACAGGTCCAGATCTGGAAGATACAATTGACCTGAGGGATGAACTTCTTTAAATTCCCTGAAAACTATTTTTTTTATCTGAGTTAAATCTTTGAAGCATCAAACAGGTCACAATCAATCCAAAAATACCTGCAGCTAATATATTTTCATTTTGTTACTGTTCAAGTTGATTTTGACTGATTAAAAATTCCCATATCTTTAAAAATGCATGTATATTCACCGCTGCATGTATATATGAAGATGGTAAAAATAGAAGAAGCTCTAAAATCTATGAATCCAGAAACCGTATAAATGAGTAAAAACCAGAAAAACGCTGGGATACCCTGGAATTTATTCTGGGAGAGAAAAACTGGCTTTTTGGATGATAAGAAATTATTTATATGCGAACTAACATAAGATTTGACCATGAAATATACAATAATCCTTGAAAAAGAGGAGGAAGGCGGGTATTCTGCTCAATGCCTCGAATTGCCAGCTGCCATTAGTCAGGGTGAATCAAAGGAAGAAGCCATTGAAAATATAAAAAAAGCGATTGAAGCTGTGTTAGAGGTGCTTAACCAGGAAGTAGAGAGATTAGGCAAAGTAGCCGAAATTTCTAAGGTGGAATTAAGAGTCTAAGAAACTGCAGGCAGTTTCTGGGAAAAGTACTATCAAAGCACTCGTAAAATTAGGCTTTGCAGTTAGGCTGGGAAAGGGAGATCATGTAGTGTTACAGAAGAATCACAGAGTATTTTCCATTCCACTGCATAAAACACTCAAGAAAGGAACTTTGAGGAAAATTCTAAAACAGGCAGGAATATCTGTAGAAGAATTTAATGAGGCGTTATAAAATAGGGCAGATATATACTGTTTACATACATATTACCGAGAGTGTAACATGAGGGGATCTAAGGGGAAATGAACTTCTTTAAATTCCCTGAAAACTCTTTTTTTATTTTAAAGCTTTTTAAATATTCCAATATCTTTTAAAATGCAGGTAAATTCACCATTGCATATATATGAAATGTAGTAAAAATAGAATTTGAAACTTTTTTTGCAAAAATAATAAAAAAATATGAAAATGAATGTGGAAATAGAAAAGTATATAAGTATATTCTTATATAATAATAACATGTTGAGGATAAATTCTGAACAGTGCTGTGATTTATCTCTTGAACTGGAAGAATTATTCAAAGCACTTGGAAACATCAACCGGCTGTTATTAATATATAAAATGACATCGGGAGAAGTGGAAAAAGTCAGCGTAACTCAAATGGCTAATATGATGGGTTTAACACAACCGGCAGCATCACAACATCTAAAAATACTGAAAACTGCCAGAATCCTCACTGCAGAAAAAAGAGGTAACCACATCTACTACACATTTAACAAGAGTGCAATGATAAATCACAAAGAAAAAATTGATTTTTTATTCGGCTGCGTACTATCCAAGTGCAGCAGCTCCAAAAAAAGATAATAAGATTCATAAATTAAAAAAAGAGGATTAAAAAAGGTAAAAGCCGCCATGGGGCAAAAAAGTCTTCAAAAAAATGCGATTTTGACGTATTTTATAAAAAGGCTGCAAACCATCTGCCCATGGAGTGATACCATGAAAGAAATGAATGCTAATGAAAAATTATCAGTATTATTTATACCAGACACAATCCTGTTACATGAAACCAACATAAACTTGAAAGTTGATAAAAAGATAGGTAGAAGATTATACAACCGTGCTGCAAGAGACAATTTTTATGGAATCGTAGCTGGTGTTCGCGAAGTAAATGAAGATGGCCTATATATAGACGATGATTTTTACAATGTAGGAACATTGATAAAAGTCAACAAAGCCAAAGAGATGAGGGATTTCTATCATATTAATGTAGACATCCTGGAAAGAGTAGAAATAGAAAAATTCATTCCGGATGGTCGAGATTACAGGGCAAAATACCATTTAATTCCAGATATTGTAGACATTGATGAAGAAAATCAGAAAGAAATCCTGAAACAGATAAGATTCCTAATTTCAGAGATAAGTGAAAACTTTAAAGGTTCAAAAACTTACGTAGAGCATGTAAACAAATTAAATGACCTCACAAAAGTCATAGGTTACATATTCCCTCACATAATGCTTTCGTTGCAGGAAAAACAGGCATTTTTAGAAATCCGTTCATTAAAAGAAAAGAGTTTGAAGTTCCTTGATATACTGATAGATCAGAAGGAATCATTGAAGTTCCAGATGGAAATAGCTGCCAAATTAAATGAGGACATGAATAAAAAACACAGAGAAAACATGCTCAAAGAGCAGCTTCGGGCCATACAGGAAGAACTGAATGATGTGGAAGGTGGCAGCACTAAAAAAGATTATAGACAATTAATTGAAGAAGCTTGCATGCCTGAAAACATTAAAGAAGTTGCCTTAGAAGAAGTAAGTAAACTGGAAAGACAGGGACCTCATAGCTCAGAAGAAAATGTTATTAGAAACTACCTCGACCTTTTAGTGAGCTTGCCCTGGGGTAAAAGTGAAACAAAAGACATAGATATAGAATCTGCAAGAAAATTACTGGACGAAGAGCACTACGGGCTGGATAAAGTTAAGGATAGAATTATCCAGCACCTTACAGTTATGAAACTCAAGCAAAACAAGCAGGGATCAATATTACTGCTTGTTGGACCTCCAGGAACAGGTAAAACAAGTTTAGGAAGGAGCATAGCTGAAGCACTGGAGCGAAAATACGTTAGAATAAGCCTCGGTGGAGTTAAAGATGAGTCAGAAATCAGAGGACACAGAAGAACCTATTTAGGTGCTTTACCGGGAAGGATTATACAGGGAATGAAACGTGCAGGAGAGAAAAACCCGGTATTTATACTGGATGAGGTTGATAAGCTGATGGCCTCATACAGCGGCGACCCAGCAAGTGCACTCTTAGAAGTTTTAGACCCTGAACAGAACAACAGCTTCTCAGATCACTACTTAGAAGTTCCTTACGACCTCTCTGATGTATTCTTCATTGCAACAGCAAACAACATAAGAGGTATTCCTGGACCGCTACGAGATCGTATGGAAATCATAGAAATAGGAAGCTATACAGGCAATGAAAAGTTCTATATAGCCAAAAAACACCTGATAGGCCTTGTACTTGAAGATCATGGATTAAACAAGAGTCAGCTTCAAATAGATGATGAAGCACTTAAAACCATCATCGAAAAATACACACGAGAAGCAGGTGTAAGGGGACTTAAACGACAGTTGTCTGCTGTTGCCAGAGTTGCATCAGAAAAGATTGTCCTTGGAAAGGTTGAACTACCCTATGTGGTAAAAGAAGACATGCTCTATGATATACTGGGCCATGAAATAGCTCAGGTTCATCAGGCAGGTAAAAATAACCCGCCCGGAGTTGTAACTGGTTTAGCATGGACACCTGTTGGTGGTGACATACTGTTTATTGAAGGTGCATTCATGCCCGGAACCGGTAAATTAACCCTTACTGGCCAATTAGGAGATGTGATGAAGGAATCTGCAAAGATTTCTCAAAGTCTCATCCGTTCAAGACTGGCATTCAACTTAAAAACAATTGAATTTGACAAGAAGGATTTACATATACACGTTCCATCAGGGGCAATTCCAAAAGACGGGCCATCTGCAGGTGTAGCTCTTCTAACAACCATTGCATCACTTGTAACAGGCCAGGAAGTGGATCCAAAGCTTGCCATGACTGGTGAAATATCCCTTAGGGGCGCTGTTTTACCGGTTGGCGGTATAAAAGAGAAGGTTCTTGCAGCTCACCGCGCAGGAATAAAACGTGTTATCTTACCAGAAGGCAATAAAAAGGACATTGACGACATCCCCGAAGATGTTCAAAGAGATTTAGAGTTCATCCTGGTTGAAACAGTGGAAGATGTCTTAAAAGAAACCATTGGAATAGAACTACCGGGACCAGTGATGTTTGAAGTGCCAGTTGGCCCTGTAAGGGGTGGGGCTGGAGCTTAATCCACCTCACCTAATCATTTCTCATGTATGTTTTGATGGTAAGAAATCTGAATATCTTAATTGTTAAAAAGAGAAGATTTTTAAATTCTTTGTTAAAACATGGTTAATAACTATTTCTTTTGCATTTCACGAGCCTGAGCCTTCCATTCTTCGGTGGGCTCCAACATTCCAGAAATATTTCCCTCAGTGTCTTGAAAGAGGGCCCAATCACCAATGCCAGGAATTTGTGTTTTTTCCATCAGCATTTTCCCACCTTCAGACTCGATTTTTTCTTTGAATTCATCAAAGGAATCCACTTCGATGGAGTTCCTCACCATGTCGTTTCCTTCTTCTTTAGGCATTATGGCGCCGTTAATCCCGGGTTCTTCATCCGGGCCAGTGGTAATCAGCCAGTATTCGCCGCCTTCCCACTTCTCGATTTCCCATCCAAAAACCTTTTCATAAAACTTTACAGCTCTCTCTGGATCATCTGCCGGTATCTCAAAATGCACTATTCTTGGCATATTCTAACAACTCCGTTTTATTCTGTAAAGTATTAATATGTTCGTAATAGTTCTTTAAACTTTGGAGAATTTTATGAAAAACTCAAAAATTAAATCTTACAAAAAAAATCAAATAAAAAAAAGTAAATAGGAATTCTCTTTATCAGTCTTCCATAATTCTTCAAGTTCTATCTATTTGAAAATATAATGTTGAAGTATATAATCGATCCTCTTGATCGTTAAACGGCAGTTTAACGAAGTTGATTGGTATGATTTTTGAGACCCAAATATTGAAACCCCCTCCTTCATGAATTTAAGTCATGGAAATAACATTGGGTCTTTAATTACATATTCATTTGGAGGGATATATATCCTTATTTTTAATTTTTGCTCCTTTTTTTAATCAAATTTCGTCTGAAAAATCTACTTAGCCGTAGTTTATAACTTTAAATACAATCAAGATCATAAAAATTATATCAAAAGGGAGCCATATTTTGCTTAAAAGGAGTTCAGTTAAATATTAAAATTTCTAATCCTGCAGACTTATGAACAAAGAAATAAGGTAATAGATAAATGGTGGCAATTATGTCAAAAAAAATAATGATCGTTGAAGACGAGTCAATTACAGCACAGGATATTAAAAAATCGTTGATAAGCCTTGGATTTGAAGTAGTTTCCATTGAAGATGAGGGAAAAAATGCCATTAAAAAAGCTGAAGAACTTAAACCTGATTTAGTTTTAATGGACGTTGTACTTAAAGGCGAAATAGATGGTATTGAGGCTGCAAGTAAGATACATGAACAATTTAATATTCCTGTGGTATATTTAACTGCTTATTCTAATGATAGAGTATTTGAAAGAGCCAAATTAACTGATCCTTACGGATTTCTTGTTAAACCCGTTGATTTTTATGGGTTAAAATGCACCCTGGAAAACGCTATTTATAGATATGAATTAGAAAAGGAATCTAAAAAGAATGAAAAGAATTTAAAAGTTTTTTTAGATGGTCTTCCGGATTCAGGTATTTTAATAGAACCTGATGGGAAAATAATTATTGCAAATGAATTATTTTTAAAAAAGTATGGTAAATATCATGATGAAATCATAGGCAAGAACATAAAGGATTTTTTACCTGAGTTAATAGCAGAGAAATGCCTTAAAATATACAAAAAAGTTATAGAAACCCGAAAATCTGTTACTATTGAAACAGAACACTCTGGAATATATACAAAACATTTTATTAATCCTGTTTTTGATAAGGAAAGTAAGGTGTCCAGATTAGCAATTATCATTTATGACATCACAAAAGAGAAAAATGCTGAAATCCAGCTAAAAGAAGCCTATGAAAACTTAGAAGTCAAAGTTCAAGAAAGAACAATAGAACTGGACATGGTTATTGAAGAGTTAAAGCGCTCTAACGAAGAATTACAACAATTTGCTTATGTGGCTTCCCATGACCTTCAAGAGCCACTTAGAACTATTGCAAGCTTTACTCAGCTTCTTGAAAGGCGTTATAAAGGTAAATTAGATGAGGATGCTGATGAGTTCATGGATTATATTGTAGATGCAGCAAAAAGAATGCAACAGTTAATCCAGGACTTACTTGAATATTCAAGAGTTGCAAAAAAAGGAGAAAAATTCCAGCCTGTAGATATCAAAGAAGTTTTAGACAGCGCCTTATTTAATCTTAAAACCCTCCTTACTAAAAGTAATGTTGAAATAACTCACGACAAACTTCCAACTGTAACAGCCTATAAAACTCAGTTAATTCAATTACTTCAAAACCTCATAGGAAATGCTATTAAGTTTAAAAAGACAAATGAACCTCTAAAAATCCATATTTCTGCCAAAAAAGATGAAAAGAAGAATGAATTTGTTTTTTCTGTGCAAGATAATGGTATTGGTATCGAAAAAGAGTACTTTGACCGGATTTTTACCATATTCCAGAGGCTGCACACACGTGAAGAATATACTGGTACTGGAATTGGGCTTTCAACTGCTAAAAAAATTATTGAGTGCCATGGAGGCCGTATATGGGTTGAATCAGAACCGGGGGTTGGTTCTATATTTTACTTCACGATACCTATTTCTAAATAGATGATTACGGGTTCAAAGCATAAAGACCATTAAGCATTAGAAAATTTTTCGAAATTTCAGATTTAAAGATAAATTTTAAGATATCCTGTTAATAACTATGTTTTTGACTTAAAGAAATCTAAAGTAGTGTTTTTACTAATATTAAGCTCATTTGGAGGCTTTAATGCTACAAATTCAAGCTGATACTTCTCAAGCAACTCCTGAGCGTCATCAGTAATCGATGGAGCAACCAGGATGCCCCTTACAAAATCTTTATGATCCTTAAAATCTTCAAAATACCTTTTCAGCTGTTTAACTGCATTAACGCCTGCACGTCTGCTTTTAAGTTCAAGAATCATTAAATTACCCTTCTTGTCCTTACCTAATATGTCTATAAAACCTTCTGAAACAGAATATTCTCTTGATGTAGGTGTAAATCCTTTTTCAATGATTTCAGGGATCTTAAATATCATCTCTCGCATATCTTCCTCATATCCTGCAAGTTCAAGGGTTTTAGTGTCCTTACCTATGTGATAGGATACTAAATGGGTTTTTATGATTTCAACTTCAAGAAATTCATGGGGATTTCGTCTAACACCACAGATATATACTTTATTTTCTTCTATCCATGTTCTAAATTTACAGTTTGGAGGCTGCCAGTTAACAGGCTCTAAACTATAATCTTGATGTACTATAAAAGACCCATCTGTTTTTATGATAATGGTTCTATCTCCAGATCCAAGCCGGCCAGTAGCTCTACCTTTGTATTTAATTTTACAGCATGCTATGATAGTTATAAATGCTTTTTTCGATAATCCTTCATCTATAAACTTTAACATTTCTGCTGGTTTGGGGGTTTCTTTGGTTTTAATTATCATTGTATCTTAAACTTTATCAATTTCTGCACCCAAAAGTGCATATTTACAGGGACATTCCCTTTCTTCAGGGAGCTTAGCTATAGAATCAGATAATAATTTGACCAACCTCTCTTTTTGACCTTCCACAACTTCAAATACTTCTTCTATTGTGAGTTTAGTAGGGGATATTGATGCAGCGTAGTTAGAAACCATGCATATACTTGCATAACAAATTTCAAGCTCCCTTGCAAGTATTGCTTCAGGTATTCCGGTCATTCCCACAACAGAACCTCCAAGCTGCTTGAACATCTTAATTTCTGCCGCGGTTTCAAATCGAGGGCCTTCTGTACAAACATATACTCCATTTCTAACCACATCACCAGATGAAACAAGTACATTTCTTAAATCATGGCAGTATGGCTCTGTTATATCAATATGGACAGTTTTAGAGTCATAGAATGTAAATTCTCTTATTTTGGTAAAATCAAGGAAGTCGTGAGGCGCTAAAAAGTCTCCAGGTTTAACAGATAAGTCCAGAGATCCAACGGCATTGCTTGCAATTATCCTTTCAATACCCATCTGCTTCATTGCATAGACATTTGCCCTGTAATTTATCATATGGGGTGGATTTGCATGCCCTTTAGCATGTCTTGGCATAAATACAACTTCTTTACCATGCAGTTTAAAAATACTTATTTCTGGAGATTTTCCATAGGGAGTTTCAATAATCCTTGTTTCCACTTCCTCTCCCATTTCAACTATTTCATATATTCCGGTGCCGCCAATAATTCCTATCATATTTTCACTATGGAAATAAGATCTATTTTAAGTTTTCAATTAAAAGTTAAAACCATCATAAATTCGAAGAATTTATAATAGCAGCTAAATTCATTTTTAAATTACTTTAAGTTAGTTCTATGTAAAATATAAAGTTATTTAATTGTTTTTACATGGTTTTAAAGTTTTTTAAATAAAAGGAGGGTTTTAAGGTAATTCAGGCTTTTTCTTTATTGTTTATAAACGTTGTTATTTTAACTTTGATGCACTAACTTATTAATACCTTTATTTATTATACAATAATGTCTTAAATGACAGATATTTTTGAAAAAATATTGTAAAGAATGTTTTAGATAGAAATTTAAAAGGAGGTGGAAATAATTACAAAAAAATTAATATTAACGCTGTCTGTACTTGCACTGGCCCTGGTACTTTGCAGCTCTGTTTCTGCAGCTAACGGAACAACAGAACAGGCCAGTTTAAATGCAAATGGAGACAGTCTTAATCCAGCAATAAGTTCAGATGGACGTTATATCTCTTTCAGTTCAGATGCAGGTAATCTTGTACCTAATGATACCAACGGTAAAAGCGATATATTTGTGGTTGATAATCAAACCAGGCAGATGTACAGGGTAAGCGTTGATTCTTCCAATGGACAGAGCAATGGAAACAGCTATAATCCAGCAGTAAGTGCAGATGGGAGATATGTGGTATTTGACTCTGTTGCCGATAATTTAGTGCCTCTTGATACTAATCGATGCTCAGACATCTTTTTACGCGACATGGTAACAGGAACAACCTCAAGAATAGGTTTCAATTCTACAGTTAAGCAGTTAAATGGAAACAGTTATAATCCATCAATAAGCGGCGATGGGCGTTATATTGCATATGAATTTTATAATTCTGTTCTTGGTGGAAGCAGCGTGCCAGGCAGTATTTATCTTTATGACAGGCTGTTTGACAACACAACAGTAATCAGTGGTTTAGATAGTAGAAACCCGGCTATCAGTGCAAATGGCGAATATGTCGTCTTTGACTCTTATGTAAATAAGGTGGATTATCCTGACAAAAATAACATCAGAGATATAATCAGATATTCCATAGCTGATGGCACTAGAATAACTGTGAGTGTTGATCCATACGGTAACGATGCAAACGGATCCAGCTACAATCCTTCCATAAATGCAGATGGTACAGTAATAGCATTCCAGTCCACTGCAAATAATCTTTGCCCTGGTGATAAGGTGGGAAATACTGACATCTTCATTCACAATACAGACGATAGAATGACATTAAGGGTAAGTGCCAGTTCCACCAATCAGGAGGCAAATGGAGCAAGTGTAAATCCATCAGTTAGTGGAGATGGGCGCTATATAATTTACTGCTCATTTGCAAGCAACTTGTTAATGGAGACACCAATGGAGTAAGTGATATATTCCTTTATGACAGTAAAACAAAGTTAACATCAAGAATAAGTGTTGATCTGGATGGTAATCAATTTAACACTGGAAGTTACATGCCTGCTATATGTTCAGACGGACGTTACGTAGCATTCCTTTCAAAACAGGGGATCAGCGGCGGATATAACAATGTTTTTGTTCGTGATTGCGCCTGGAACGTTAATCCTGGTGAAAGCATTCAAAATGGATTAAACAGTGCTGCTCCATGGCAAATAGTTGTTGTAAATGGAAATAATACACCTTATAAAGAAAATGTGGTGATTAATAGACCATACACAATTCTAAGAGGTATCGGTGCTACAATAGAAGCCTTAAATCCAGATTTACCAGTATTTACAGTTAATTCTCCAGGAAACGAAACTATCATTCAGGGATTTACAATTCTTAATACAACTTCTTCAAGTGGTATTTACTTAAATAATGTGGAAAATTGCGAAATTTCAGAAAATATATTGAAAAACAACCTGTTTGGAATTTTAATAGAAGACAGTGTATTCAATCTGGTTTATGGAAATATTATCACAGAAAACGGCTTTGGAATTGAACTTCAAAACTCTGATTCAAATTTTATCCTGTATAATAACTTCATAGACAATTATACTCAAGCATATGCTGATAATTTGAGCACAGGCAACGAATTCAACCTTTCTGATTTAGAAGGTGGTGGAAACTACTGGAGTGATTATACGGGTTCTGATAGGGGAGATGGTTATGGAAACATTCCTTATTTATTTACAGATGGCGTCGACAGTTTACCATGGTTCAAACAGATTATAAGCAGTAATATAGCGCAGGTTATAACTGCAAATTCTAAAGGAGGCTTGTTTAACTCAACGCAAAACATAACACTATCTGGAACGTTCAATTTAGATCCAAATACAATTATACTGTATACAACAGATGGTAGCAACCCATTATTGAATGGAAGTTTATATACAGGGCCAGTAACAATTGTTAACGAAGGAAAAACCGTTTTAAAATTCTTTGCAATTGATGATGACTATAACACATCCAGAATTTACGAAGAGTTCTATACAATTGACAGAACAGCCCCAGTTCCCATGGCCAATCTTGCAGCTGGAGATTATTATGCACCTCAAAATATTGTTTTAGGAGCCAATGAAAAAGCAAAAATATATTACACGATCAATGGCACTGATCCAACTACAAACAGCACAAAATATACATCACCAGTCAATATAAGCACAACCAAAACTTTGAAATTCATGGCTGTGGACGATGCAGGCAATCAATCTCCAGTAAGCGCAGTAAATTACGATATATATGATCGGGAGCCCTATAGCTACCAGGTAACAGTTCCATACAGGTTAAGCAACAAAAAATACAGGATAAAATACCGTGCACCCTACACAGCTAAAAAGAGGATAAGAACCAAAGTAGGGAAAAAATGGAGATACACCTGGACTCAGGTAACCAGGTACAGGTGGAAATATCGATGGGATTACCTCTATGGATACAGAACAGAAACAAGATGGGATTACCGATGGGTTTTAAAATACTAAAATCCATCCTTCTTTTTTAAAAAAATATAGTTTCATCCCTTGGAAACGCCAAGAGGTATCATTTTCCCAACCATTTTGGATATTCCTGCATTATGCGATGTTTTTACCACTTCATCAACATCTTTATACGCTCCTGGAGCTTCTTCAGCTACAACAGGCATTGAAGTGGCCCTTATAATAATGCCTCTCTCTTCAAGAGCTTTTTTAACTTCTTCGCCATGGTATTCCCTTTTAGCACCAGCTCTGCTCATTTTACGCCCAGCGCCGTGTGCAGATGAACCAAAAGTTTCTTCCATTGCAAGATCTGTTCCTACAAGTACATACGAAGCTGTGCCCATAGTTCCAGGGATAAAAACTGGCTGTCCGACCTTTCTATATTCTTCTGGAATTTCCTCTCTTC
This is a stretch of genomic DNA from Methanobacterium sp.. It encodes these proteins:
- a CDS encoding adenylosuccinate synthetase — protein: MTCSILVGGSFGDEGKGKCITYLCYNDKPDIIARAGVGPNAGHSVEFKGDKYGLRLTPSGFFHKDARLLIGAGVLVDPQVFIHELDYLNKYDVKGRTFADYRCAIIEEKHKEQDRASDYLSKKIGSTGTGCGPANADRVNRIAKLAGDVDELKDYITDVPKEVNEALDDEKDVFIEGSQGFGLSLYYGTYPYVTSKDTTASTAAADVGVGPTRIDEVIVVFKSYITRVGAGPFKTEISQEEAEKMGLEEYGVVTGRRRRVGTFDMDLAKEACMINGATQIALTCVDRIFKEYERVKDYSKLSGEVKRFIEEIEEGTGVPVTIISTGPDLEDTIDLRDELL
- a CDS encoding type II toxin-antitoxin system HicB family antitoxin gives rise to the protein MKYTIILEKEEEGGYSAQCLELPAAISQGESKEEAIENIKKAIEAVLEVLNQEVERLGKVAEISKVELRV
- a CDS encoding VOC family protein — protein: MPRIVHFEIPADDPERAVKFYEKVFGWEIEKWEGGEYWLITTGPDEEPGINGAIMPKEEGNDMVRNSIEVDSFDEFKEKIESEGGKMLMEKTQIPGIGDWALFQDTEGNISGMLEPTEEWKAQAREMQKK
- the lon gene encoding endopeptidase La — protein: MKEMNANEKLSVLFIPDTILLHETNINLKVDKKIGRRLYNRAARDNFYGIVAGVREVNEDGLYIDDDFYNVGTLIKVNKAKEMRDFYHINVDILERVEIEKFIPDGRDYRAKYHLIPDIVDIDEENQKEILKQIRFLISEISENFKGSKTYVEHVNKLNDLTKVIGYIFPHIMLSLQEKQAFLEIRSLKEKSLKFLDILIDQKESLKFQMEIAAKLNEDMNKKHRENMLKEQLRAIQEELNDVEGGSTKKDYRQLIEEACMPENIKEVALEEVSKLERQGPHSSEENVIRNYLDLLVSLPWGKSETKDIDIESARKLLDEEHYGLDKVKDRIIQHLTVMKLKQNKQGSILLLVGPPGTGKTSLGRSIAEALERKYVRISLGGVKDESEIRGHRRTYLGALPGRIIQGMKRAGEKNPVFILDEVDKLMASYSGDPASALLEVLDPEQNNSFSDHYLEVPYDLSDVFFIATANNIRGIPGPLRDRMEIIEIGSYTGNEKFYIAKKHLIGLVLEDHGLNKSQLQIDDEALKTIIEKYTREAGVRGLKRQLSAVARVASEKIVLGKVELPYVVKEDMLYDILGHEIAQVHQAGKNNPPGVVTGLAWTPVGGDILFIEGAFMPGTGKLTLTGQLGDVMKESAKISQSLIRSRLAFNLKTIEFDKKDLHIHVPSGAIPKDGPSAGVALLTTIASLVTGQEVDPKLAMTGEISLRGAVLPVGGIKEKVLAAHRAGIKRVILPEGNKKDIDDIPEDVQRDLEFILVETVEDVLKETIGIELPGPVMFEVPVGPVRGGAGA
- a CDS encoding ATP-binding protein codes for the protein MSKKIMIVEDESITAQDIKKSLISLGFEVVSIEDEGKNAIKKAEELKPDLVLMDVVLKGEIDGIEAASKIHEQFNIPVVYLTAYSNDRVFERAKLTDPYGFLVKPVDFYGLKCTLENAIYRYELEKESKKNEKNLKVFLDGLPDSGILIEPDGKIIIANELFLKKYGKYHDEIIGKNIKDFLPELIAEKCLKIYKKVIETRKSVTIETEHSGIYTKHFINPVFDKESKVSRLAIIIYDITKEKNAEIQLKEAYENLEVKVQERTIELDMVIEELKRSNEELQQFAYVASHDLQEPLRTIASFTQLLERRYKGKLDEDADEFMDYIVDAAKRMQQLIQDLLEYSRVAKKGEKFQPVDIKEVLDSALFNLKTLLTKSNVEITHDKLPTVTAYKTQLIQLLQNLIGNAIKFKKTNEPLKIHISAKKDEKKNEFVFSVQDNGIGIEKEYFDRIFTIFQRLHTREEYTGTGIGLSTAKKIIECHGGRIWVESEPGVGSIFYFTIPISK
- a CDS encoding aminotransferase class I/II-fold pyridoxal phosphate-dependent enzyme; translation: IYEIEGAKEVAIEFKSFSKNAGFTGTRCAYTVVPKEVMGYDKDGNPYSLNSLWNRRQTTKFNGVSYPVQAAAKAVYSKEGQKEIKEYIEYYMKNASLIRESLSKLGLNVYGGINAPYIWVKTPDNMDSWEFFDLLLNEAQVVGTPGAGFGPGGEGYFRITAFNTLKNTEEAMERISKLSF
- a CDS encoding metalloregulator ArsR/SmtB family transcription factor — translated: MNVEIEKYISIFLYNNNMLRINSEQCCDLSLELEELFKALGNINRLLLIYKMTSGEVEKVSVTQMANMMGLTQPAASQHLKILKTARILTAEKRGNHIYYTFNKSAMINHKEKIDFLFGCVLSKCSSSKKR
- a CDS encoding type II toxin-antitoxin system HicA family toxin, translating into MKALVKLGFAVRLGKGDHVVLQKNHRVFSIPLHKTLKKGTLRKILKQAGISVEEFNEAL